One Pseudorhodoplanes sinuspersici DNA segment encodes these proteins:
- the ybeY gene encoding rRNA maturation RNase YbeY, translating to MMPAAATKDAQTMPTIDVVIEADAWAAYGDAEDIVRKAIEAAAAFENKPGEVAVMLTDDATIQQLNAQWRGMEKPTNVLAFPASDVSAAQDHHLGDIAIACETVAREAEAENKAFSDHLAHLAIHGYLHLIGFDHETDDEACRMESLETRILSSLAIADPYTDRKFAD from the coding sequence ATGATGCCGGCGGCCGCGACCAAAGATGCGCAAACGATGCCGACGATCGACGTCGTCATCGAAGCAGACGCTTGGGCTGCGTATGGCGACGCGGAAGACATCGTGCGCAAGGCGATTGAGGCGGCCGCGGCATTCGAGAACAAGCCGGGCGAGGTCGCGGTCATGCTGACGGACGATGCGACGATTCAACAGCTCAACGCGCAATGGCGCGGCATGGAGAAGCCGACGAACGTCCTGGCCTTCCCGGCCAGTGACGTCAGCGCAGCGCAAGATCATCACCTCGGCGATATCGCAATCGCCTGCGAGACCGTTGCGCGCGAAGCCGAGGCCGAAAACAAGGCGTTTTCTGACCACCTCGCGCATCTGGCCATTCACGGCTATCTTCATCTGATCGGGTTCGATCACGAAACCGATGATGAAGCCTGCCGCATGGAAAGTCTGGAAACGCGCATCTTGTCGAGCCTTGCCATTGCCGACCCTTATACAGACCGGAAATTCGCGGACTAA
- the metK gene encoding methionine adenosyltransferase — MRKSHLFTSESVSEGHPDKVSDQISDAVLDAFLENDVKLGIADDSLVNTRLGCEVLTTTNKIVIAGEGRGQAPLFKKYGSDAVINREQIAQIARDVVKDIGYDQDGFSFHGADIEVLLHGQSPDIAMGVDAKKKKSGEQEGAGDQGMMFGFACTESEVYEKNSFMPAPIYFAHKILKVLSDQRHSKKLFDLQPDAKSQVTIKYEDGKPIGCTKVVVSTQHNAANRNGKKYTPSMVRDLIGDAVASALPKGWMPKKDSDFLVNPTGNFVVGGPDGDCGLTGRKIIVDTYGGYAPHGGGAFSGKDPTKVDRSAAYAARYLAKNVVAAGLAERCTIQVAYAIGVADPMSLLVDTHGTGKVDDGKLEKVLAELFPLRPTNIRRTLKLNRPIYRRTAAYGHFGRAPDKDGGFSWEKTDLADQIRKAVK; from the coding sequence CTGCGCAAGAGCCATCTGTTTACCAGCGAATCCGTCTCCGAAGGACATCCGGACAAGGTCTCAGACCAAATCTCCGACGCCGTCCTCGACGCCTTTCTCGAGAATGATGTGAAGCTCGGCATCGCCGACGACAGCCTGGTCAATACACGCCTCGGCTGTGAGGTTCTGACCACCACAAACAAGATCGTCATTGCCGGCGAGGGCCGCGGTCAGGCCCCTCTGTTCAAGAAATACGGCTCGGACGCCGTCATCAATCGCGAGCAGATTGCCCAGATCGCACGCGATGTGGTCAAGGACATCGGCTACGACCAGGACGGATTCTCCTTCCACGGCGCCGATATTGAAGTGTTGCTGCACGGCCAGTCGCCCGATATCGCCATGGGCGTCGATGCCAAGAAGAAAAAGAGCGGAGAGCAGGAAGGCGCCGGCGATCAGGGCATGATGTTCGGCTTCGCCTGTACCGAGAGCGAAGTCTATGAGAAGAATTCGTTCATGCCGGCGCCGATCTATTTCGCGCACAAGATCCTGAAAGTTCTCTCGGACCAGCGGCATTCGAAGAAGCTGTTTGATTTGCAGCCCGACGCCAAGAGTCAGGTCACGATCAAGTACGAGGACGGAAAGCCGATCGGCTGCACCAAGGTTGTGGTGTCGACCCAGCACAATGCGGCCAACCGCAACGGCAAGAAATACACCCCGTCGATGGTGAGAGACCTGATCGGCGACGCGGTTGCGTCCGCGCTGCCGAAGGGCTGGATGCCGAAGAAGGATTCCGACTTCCTCGTCAATCCGACCGGCAATTTCGTGGTCGGCGGCCCGGACGGCGACTGCGGCCTGACCGGCCGCAAGATTATCGTCGACACCTATGGCGGCTATGCGCCGCATGGCGGCGGCGCCTTCTCCGGCAAGGACCCAACGAAAGTGGACCGCTCGGCCGCTTATGCCGCCCGCTACCTTGCCAAGAACGTGGTGGCGGCTGGCCTTGCCGAACGCTGCACCATCCAGGTTGCCTATGCGATCGGCGTTGCCGATCCAATGTCGCTGCTGGTCGACACCCACGGCACCGGCAAAGTCGATGACGGCAAGCTGGAGAAAGTTTTGGCGGAGTTGTTCCCGCTGCGCCCGACCAATATCCGCCGGACGCTGAAGCTGAATCGGCCGATCTATCGCCGCACCGCTGCTTACGGTCACTTCGGCCGCGCGCCGGACAAGGACGGCGGCTTCTCATGGGAAAAAACTGATCTGGCCGACCAGATCCGCAAAGCGGTGAAATAA
- the rimP gene encoding ribosome maturation factor RimP translates to MSLLPDASTQSEPRLIAEPGLAARIAAVAEPVVEGMGYRLVRVRVSGADGCTVQVMTERPDGTLTIEDCEEISRALSPVMDVADPVPQAYRLEISSPGLDRPLVRRSDFERHAGHLAKIEMNIVTEGRKRFRGILLGVEGDAARLRRDDAKADDKVEVLLPIEDMAEAKLVLTDELIAEALRKGKAAEREARGEIVETTERRDYAPKPKAKAALKAKQKSNRTAPRPKQAQLDRAKRERSGLDPEQEFDSDEGE, encoded by the coding sequence ATGAGCCTGTTGCCTGACGCCAGCACACAATCGGAACCGCGCCTGATCGCGGAGCCGGGGCTTGCTGCACGTATTGCAGCGGTCGCCGAGCCTGTGGTCGAGGGAATGGGTTATCGGCTGGTGCGTGTCCGCGTCTCCGGCGCTGATGGCTGCACCGTGCAGGTCATGACCGAGCGGCCGGACGGCACGCTGACGATCGAGGATTGCGAGGAAATTTCGCGGGCTTTGTCGCCGGTGATGGATGTCGCCGATCCAGTGCCCCAGGCCTATCGGCTGGAGATTTCCTCGCCGGGCCTCGACCGTCCGCTGGTGCGGCGGTCGGATTTCGAGCGGCATGCCGGGCATCTGGCGAAAATCGAGATGAACATTGTCACCGAGGGACGCAAGCGGTTCCGCGGCATCCTGCTCGGGGTGGAAGGCGACGCGGCACGCCTGCGACGCGATGACGCCAAGGCCGATGATAAAGTCGAAGTGCTGCTGCCGATCGAGGACATGGCCGAAGCCAAGCTCGTCCTCACCGACGAATTGATCGCTGAGGCGCTCCGCAAGGGCAAAGCCGCCGAACGCGAAGCACGCGGAGAGATCGTCGAAACCACTGAACGGCGCGATTATGCGCCCAAACCGAAGGCCAAAGCGGCCCTCAAGGCGAAGCAGAAATCCAACCGGACGGCGCCCCGTCCGAAACAAGCCCAACTGGACCGAGCCAAGAGAGAACGGTCCGGCCTAGACCCTGAACAAGAGTTCGACTCTGACGAAGGAGAGTGA
- the nusA gene encoding transcription termination factor NusA, which yields MAAVSANKLELLQIADAVAREKSIDRGIVIAAMEDAIARAARSRYGSETEVRAEIDQKKGELRLSRHMLVVEAVENPSNQISLEDARRLNPSAQIGDTIADALPPLEYGRIAAQSAKQVIVQKVREAERDRQYQEYKDRIGDIVNGVVKRVEYGNVVVDLGRGEAIVRRDEMLPREVFRNGDRVRAYIYDVRREPRGPQIFLSRTHPQFMAKLFAQEVPEIYDGIVEIRAVARDPGSRAKIAVISRDSSVDPVGACVGMRGSRVQAVVNELQGEKIDIIPWSQDVATFVVNALAPAEVAKVVLDEEKERIEVVVPDAQLSLAIGRRGQNVRLASQLTGWDIDILTEQEESERRQAEFQNRTKTFIEALDVDEVVAQLLASEGFTSVEELALVDLKEIASIEGFDEETAEELQSRAKEYLERIEGEYDEKRRALGVDDALKDVPGVTSQMLVAFGENGIKTIEDLAGCATDDLAGWTERKDGETKREPGILDGFDLSRDECEQIVMQARLKAGWITEDDLAKPAEEAAEEPVEA from the coding sequence ATGGCAGCCGTGAGCGCAAACAAGCTCGAATTGCTGCAAATCGCCGATGCGGTTGCGCGTGAAAAGTCGATCGACCGCGGCATCGTTATCGCCGCGATGGAAGACGCGATCGCGCGCGCCGCACGCTCGCGTTACGGCAGCGAAACCGAAGTCCGCGCCGAGATTGATCAGAAGAAGGGCGAACTGCGTCTCTCCCGCCACATGCTGGTGGTTGAAGCGGTCGAAAACCCGTCCAACCAGATCAGTCTCGAGGACGCGCGCCGGCTCAATCCCTCGGCGCAGATTGGCGACACCATCGCCGATGCCTTGCCGCCGCTGGAATATGGCCGCATCGCCGCGCAATCGGCCAAGCAAGTGATCGTGCAGAAGGTGCGCGAGGCCGAGCGTGACCGGCAGTATCAGGAATACAAGGACCGCATCGGCGACATCGTCAACGGCGTCGTCAAGCGCGTGGAATACGGTAACGTCGTTGTCGATCTGGGTCGTGGCGAAGCGATCGTGCGGCGCGATGAAATGCTGCCGCGCGAAGTCTTCCGCAACGGCGATCGCGTGCGGGCCTATATTTACGATGTTCGCCGGGAACCGCGCGGGCCGCAGATTTTCCTGTCGCGCACGCATCCGCAATTCATGGCGAAGCTGTTCGCGCAGGAAGTGCCCGAAATCTATGACGGCATCGTCGAAATCCGCGCAGTTGCGCGCGATCCAGGTTCCCGCGCCAAGATCGCCGTGATCTCGCGCGATTCCTCGGTCGATCCGGTCGGCGCCTGCGTCGGTATGCGCGGCTCGCGCGTGCAGGCGGTGGTGAACGAATTGCAGGGCGAAAAGATCGACATCATCCCATGGTCGCAGGATGTCGCGACCTTCGTCGTTAACGCGCTGGCGCCCGCTGAAGTCGCCAAGGTGGTGCTGGACGAAGAAAAGGAACGCATCGAGGTCGTGGTGCCGGATGCGCAATTGTCGCTCGCGATCGGCCGCAGAGGCCAGAATGTGCGTCTCGCTTCGCAGCTCACCGGCTGGGATATCGATATCCTGACCGAGCAGGAAGAATCCGAACGCCGTCAGGCCGAATTCCAGAACCGGACCAAGACCTTCATCGAGGCGCTCGATGTCGACGAAGTGGTCGCCCAATTGCTGGCGTCGGAAGGCTTTACCAGCGTCGAAGAATTGGCACTCGTCGACCTCAAGGAAATTGCCAGCATCGAAGGCTTCGATGAAGAGACTGCGGAAGAATTGCAGTCGCGGGCGAAAGAGTATCTCGAGCGCATCGAGGGCGAGTATGACGAGAAGCGCAGGGCGCTTGGCGTCGATGACGCTTTGAAAGACGTGCCGGGCGTGACCTCGCAGATGCTGGTCGCCTTTGGCGAAAACGGCATCAAGACGATCGAAGATCTCGCCGGTTGCGCCACTGACGACCTCGCCGGCTGGACAGAACGCAAGGACGGCGAAACCAAGCGTGAGCCCGGCATTCTGGATGGCTTCGATCTCAGCCGTGACGAATGCGAGCAGATCGTGATGCAGGCGCGGCTGAAGGCCGGCTGGATTACCGAGGATGATCTCGCCAAGCCGGCGGAAGAAGCCGCCGAAGAACCCGTGGAAGCGTGA
- a CDS encoding DUF2336 domain-containing protein: protein MAAPFSMIPGLESVVKEGSGEKRAQALRQITTLFVDGSGRFNAEHIRLFEDVFLMLINEIEGKALVELSRQLAPMSDSPVNVVRRLAKDDDIMIAGPMLAQSPRLVTADLVDIASTKSIDHLYAISGRLRIEEPVTDIIVRRGDLLVKRKLAGNAGARLSDSGFTALLRSAEHDSLLAEAVALRTDIPDHLFRELLTRATDVVRQRLLANAKPEIQAHIRSVLAKVSDEVARKPMRDFSDAQQQVRILAQAGELTEEQLANFARSREYDSTVAALSELTEVPIDVVERLMNGDRPDPILILCKAAGYSWPTVRNIIQARLGTRGKAVPTLEAAHSNFDKLSAATAQRVVRFWQLSPGSIPAAI from the coding sequence ATGGCCGCTCCCTTTTCGATGATCCCCGGACTTGAAAGCGTTGTAAAAGAAGGCTCAGGCGAGAAGCGCGCCCAGGCCTTGCGCCAAATCACGACTCTCTTCGTCGACGGCTCAGGCCGGTTCAATGCCGAACACATTCGTCTTTTCGAGGATGTGTTCCTGATGTTGATCAACGAAATCGAAGGCAAGGCGCTTGTCGAATTGTCGCGGCAACTGGCGCCGATGTCGGATTCGCCGGTCAACGTCGTGCGGCGACTGGCCAAGGACGACGATATCATGATCGCCGGACCGATGCTGGCGCAATCGCCGCGCCTGGTCACAGCCGATCTCGTCGACATCGCCAGTACCAAGAGCATCGATCATCTTTACGCGATTTCGGGCCGTCTCCGGATCGAGGAGCCTGTCACCGACATCATCGTTCGGCGTGGCGATCTGCTCGTGAAACGCAAACTCGCGGGCAACGCCGGCGCACGCTTATCCGATAGCGGATTTACCGCACTATTGCGCAGCGCTGAGCATGACAGCTTGCTTGCCGAAGCCGTCGCACTGCGAACCGACATTCCCGATCATCTGTTCCGGGAATTGCTGACCCGCGCAACCGATGTTGTGCGGCAGCGATTGCTGGCGAATGCAAAGCCGGAAATACAGGCGCATATTCGTTCCGTGCTCGCCAAAGTGTCGGACGAAGTCGCCAGAAAGCCGATGCGCGATTTTTCCGATGCGCAACAGCAGGTTCGTATTCTCGCACAGGCGGGCGAACTGACCGAAGAACAGCTCGCGAATTTTGCGCGCTCAAGAGAATACGACAGTACAGTGGCGGCCTTGTCAGAACTGACAGAGGTGCCGATCGATGTTGTCGAGCGTCTGATGAATGGCGATCGCCCCGATCCGATCCTGATCCTGTGCAAGGCGGCCGGTTATTCCTGGCCGACGGTGCGCAACATCATTCAGGCCCGTCTCGGTACGCGCGGCAAAGCGGTGCCGACCCTGGAAGCGGCACATTCCAATTTTGACAAGTTGTCGGCGGCGACCGCCCAGCGTGTCGTTCGTTTCTGGCAGCTCTCGCCCGGCAGCATTCCCGCCGCGATCTGA
- the lnt gene encoding apolipoprotein N-acyltransferase has protein sequence MSISKLAHAIVLAWGWRRALIAFAAGAISVLALPPFDIWPVLFLTFPVAVWLIDGSGAARFGGCAAAALAGWFFGFGYFLTGLYWIGHAFLVDAKTFGWLLPIAVTALPAGLAIFTAAGFALARLLWQRGPIRILALAIALTVVEWLRGHLLSGFPWNSYGYALTGSLTLAQTLSVFGLWGMTTLSIAIFASPATLADEAIDTRRPWLPLALSVATLLVMAGYGTIRLANTPTEFVKDVRLRIMQPNLPQDEKFNYGARQKIMSHYLSLSDRATTPQTSGLRNVTHLIWPESAFPFFLTRDGDALAQIANLLPEGTILLTGAARYAEALPGERRPRAYNSVYAIDHDGAVLSVYDKVHLVPFGEYLPFQSTLERLGFLQLTKVQGGFLSGDRHRAYDLPRAPRFLPLICYEIVFPGAIVPPDDRPGWLLNVTNDAWFGISPGPYQHFQQARARAIEEGLPLVRAANNGISAVVDPLGRIIRYLPLGAEGVLDSPLPRPLEPTIYARLGNSLAGVMLLALLLVVLRYRVSKPR, from the coding sequence GTGAGCATTTCGAAACTTGCCCACGCTATCGTCCTGGCTTGGGGCTGGCGCCGCGCCCTGATCGCTTTTGCCGCAGGGGCCATATCCGTTCTGGCGCTGCCGCCCTTCGATATCTGGCCGGTCTTGTTTCTGACGTTTCCGGTGGCCGTGTGGCTGATCGACGGTTCCGGCGCTGCGCGTTTCGGTGGTTGCGCCGCGGCCGCCCTCGCCGGCTGGTTTTTCGGCTTTGGATATTTTCTGACTGGCCTCTATTGGATCGGCCACGCCTTCCTGGTCGATGCCAAGACTTTTGGTTGGCTTCTGCCGATCGCAGTGACGGCGCTGCCCGCCGGTCTCGCCATTTTTACGGCGGCCGGATTCGCGCTGGCACGGCTGCTCTGGCAACGCGGCCCGATCCGCATTCTTGCTCTTGCCATCGCACTGACCGTCGTGGAGTGGCTACGCGGGCATCTGCTCAGTGGCTTTCCTTGGAACAGCTATGGCTATGCACTGACCGGCAGCCTGACACTTGCCCAAACGCTTTCTGTATTCGGACTGTGGGGCATGACCACGCTCTCCATTGCAATCTTCGCGAGTCCGGCAACGCTGGCTGATGAAGCGATCGACACAAGACGGCCGTGGCTGCCGCTCGCATTGTCGGTCGCAACGCTTCTTGTCATGGCGGGGTACGGGACCATTCGTCTTGCGAACACGCCAACTGAGTTCGTCAAAGATGTGCGCCTACGCATCATGCAGCCCAATCTGCCACAAGATGAAAAATTCAATTACGGCGCCCGGCAGAAGATCATGAGTCATTACCTGTCGCTATCGGATCGTGCCACAACACCGCAGACCTCAGGCCTGCGCAATGTCACGCATCTGATCTGGCCGGAATCCGCGTTCCCTTTCTTTCTGACTCGCGACGGCGATGCGCTTGCGCAAATCGCCAATCTGCTTCCGGAAGGAACGATCCTGCTCACCGGCGCGGCACGTTATGCGGAAGCGCTGCCGGGCGAGCGGAGACCGCGTGCCTATAACTCGGTCTATGCAATCGATCATGATGGGGCCGTGCTGTCGGTCTACGACAAAGTACATCTCGTTCCGTTCGGCGAATATCTGCCATTTCAATCCACGCTTGAACGGCTCGGCTTTCTGCAACTGACCAAGGTGCAGGGAGGATTCCTGTCCGGCGATCGGCACCGCGCTTACGACTTGCCGAGGGCCCCCCGCTTTCTGCCGCTGATCTGCTACGAGATTGTTTTTCCCGGCGCGATCGTTCCGCCGGACGATCGGCCCGGCTGGCTTCTGAACGTTACGAACGATGCCTGGTTTGGTATCAGTCCGGGGCCTTATCAGCACTTCCAGCAGGCGCGCGCCCGCGCGATCGAGGAGGGATTACCACTGGTGCGTGCTGCCAATAACGGCATCTCCGCGGTCGTCGATCCCCTCGGCCGCATCATTCGATATTTGCCCCTTGGCGCTGAGGGCGTTCTCGATTCACCATTACCACGCCCGCTCGAACCAACAATCTACGCCCGGCTTGGCAACAGCCTTGCCGGGGTTATGCTTCTCGCTTTATTGCTTGTCGTTCTGCGTTATCGAGTGTCCAAACCTCGATAA
- a CDS encoding PhoH family protein has translation MPKAGDEPPTQTMLAFDDNKLASTLFGQYGQNLALIERKLNVVADSRGNHVTIEGAREACDQARQVLETLYEQLKSGGDLVQGDVEGAIRQTVSQGTLFDSDPATARPNFADIPLRKRNVRARTAGQDAYIRALKRHSLVFGIGPAGTGKTWLAVAHAISLFERKEVDRIILSRPAVEAGERLGFLPGDMREKVDPYLRPIYDALADLMDMRIVERALQTGEIEIAPLAFMRGRTLHNAAVILDEAQNTTSMQMKMFLTRLGENSRMIVTGDPSQIDLPPGQISGLSEATRLLADVEGIGQVTFKTEDVIRHELVARIVAAYDRASPASKPRETK, from the coding sequence ATGCCGAAAGCCGGCGATGAACCGCCGACACAAACGATGCTGGCTTTCGATGATAACAAGCTGGCATCGACCCTGTTCGGCCAATACGGGCAGAACCTCGCGCTGATCGAACGCAAGCTCAACGTCGTGGCCGATTCGCGTGGCAATCATGTCACCATCGAAGGTGCGCGCGAGGCCTGTGACCAGGCACGGCAGGTGCTCGAAACCTTGTACGAGCAACTCAAGAGCGGCGGCGATCTGGTACAGGGCGATGTCGAAGGCGCCATTCGCCAGACGGTGTCGCAAGGCACGCTGTTCGACAGCGACCCTGCAACAGCGCGACCAAACTTCGCCGATATTCCCTTGCGCAAACGCAATGTGCGCGCCCGCACGGCGGGACAGGACGCTTACATTCGCGCACTGAAGCGTCATTCCCTTGTCTTCGGCATCGGCCCGGCCGGTACCGGCAAAACCTGGCTCGCCGTCGCGCATGCGATATCGCTGTTCGAACGCAAGGAAGTCGACCGCATTATCCTGTCGCGTCCGGCAGTCGAGGCCGGCGAACGGCTGGGTTTTCTGCCCGGCGACATGCGCGAGAAGGTCGATCCCTATTTGCGGCCGATCTACGATGCGCTTGCCGATCTGATGGATATGCGGATTGTTGAACGCGCGTTGCAGACCGGCGAAATTGAAATCGCACCGCTGGCCTTCATGCGCGGCCGCACGCTGCACAATGCAGCCGTCATTCTCGACGAGGCGCAGAACACGACCTCGATGCAGATGAAGATGTTTCTGACGCGGCTTGGCGAAAACAGCCGCATGATCGTCACCGGCGATCCGAGCCAGATCGATCTGCCGCCGGGCCAGATATCCGGTCTTTCAGAAGCGACGCGACTGCTGGCCGATGTCGAGGGCATTGGTCAGGTCACGTTCAAGACCGAGGATGTGATCCGCCATGAGCTCGTGGCGCGTATTGTCGCTGCTTATGACCGCGCCTCACCAGCATCAAAACCGCGCGAGACCAAATGA
- a CDS encoding helix-turn-helix domain-containing protein, which translates to MIKKAPNPTDKHVGSRVRMRRMMLGMSQEKLGDALGLTFQQVQKYEKGTNRIGASRLQQISNILQVPVSFFFEGAPDGGTATSGFGEAPSPTYVSDFLATSDGLALTRAFMRIDDAKLRRKIVDLVEQIAGEDRN; encoded by the coding sequence ATGATCAAGAAGGCCCCTAATCCTACAGACAAGCACGTCGGCAGCCGTGTCCGCATGCGGCGCATGATGCTTGGCATGAGTCAGGAAAAACTCGGCGACGCCTTGGGGCTCACCTTTCAACAAGTTCAGAAATATGAAAAAGGCACGAACCGGATCGGGGCCAGCCGACTCCAGCAGATTTCCAACATCCTGCAAGTCCCGGTCTCGTTCTTTTTTGAAGGCGCACCGGATGGCGGTACCGCAACCTCCGGTTTCGGCGAGGCCCCGTCTCCGACCTATGTGTCGGATTTTCTGGCAACGTCTGACGGGCTCGCTTTAACCCGCGCCTTCATGCGCATTGACGACGCAAAACTTCGGCGAAAGATCGTCGATCTTGTCGAGCAGATTGCCGGCGAGGATAGAAATTAG
- the trmB gene encoding tRNA (guanosine(46)-N7)-methyltransferase TrmB, with the protein MDAAVMHSGTRHDDPNPTLRQGAFFGRRKGKKLRAGQARLTETLLPTLRLGLEASAPAELADLFPHPVREVRLEIGFGGSEHLIAQAELYPDCGFIGIEPFVNGMAKALAAIDAKGLTNIRLHHGDATDVLTWLPSASLARIDLLYPDPWPKRRHWKRRFVQDQSVAALARVLRTGGEFRFASDIDDYSAWTLLRLLRSPDFDWTAERAEDWRKPWPDFGGTRYEAKAKREGRTPCYLAFRRR; encoded by the coding sequence ATGGATGCGGCCGTTATGCATTCCGGCACACGACACGACGACCCGAACCCCACCCTGCGGCAAGGCGCCTTTTTCGGCCGCCGCAAGGGCAAGAAATTGCGCGCAGGACAAGCCCGTTTAACGGAGACCTTGCTGCCGACACTCCGCCTTGGTCTTGAAGCTTCTGCTCCGGCGGAGCTTGCAGACCTGTTTCCCCATCCCGTCCGCGAAGTGCGGCTCGAAATCGGCTTCGGCGGCTCTGAACATCTGATCGCACAGGCCGAGCTTTATCCGGATTGCGGCTTCATCGGCATCGAGCCTTTCGTCAATGGCATGGCGAAGGCATTGGCGGCGATCGATGCAAAGGGCCTCACCAACATCCGCCTGCATCACGGTGACGCAACCGACGTTCTGACCTGGCTGCCATCGGCTTCCCTGGCACGCATCGATCTTCTCTATCCCGACCCCTGGCCGAAGCGGCGACACTGGAAGCGCAGATTCGTGCAGGATCAAAGTGTTGCCGCTCTCGCACGGGTATTGCGCACGGGAGGTGAATTCCGATTTGCCTCAGATATCGACGATTATTCCGCCTGGACACTGCTACGGCTGTTGCGTTCGCCGGATTTCGACTGGACCGCCGAACGCGCGGAGGACTGGCGCAAGCCATGGCCTGACTTTGGCGGCACACGCTATGAAGCGAAAGCAAAACGCGAAGGCCGCACGCCCTGCTATCTCGCGTTTCGCAGACGATAA
- a CDS encoding hemolysin family protein, with the protein MPDTDGPSTSDASRSETGIEPSSSRNLPVPVSNGTRDHGEGLFSRWLRALFGWRPSSTRADLKEVLEESAPGELGFSPEEGTMLKNILGLRERRIEDVMVPRADIVAVQQDIQLGELVKMFENAGHSRLVAFNDTLDDPVGMVHIRDLIAFMTARAAVNPATNAKRRKPKPAGLDLGAIDLSMPLSEAKIIRPILFVPPSMPAIDLLAKMQATRIHLALVVDEYGGTDGIVSIEDIVELIVGDIEDEHDDEEAPDIQRQSDGSLVADARASIEDVIAAIGNGFDVGDALNEVDTLAGYLVSRVGRVPVRGELVPGPEGYEFEVLDADPRRVKKVKIHHGTSTRSDVAQQPQAQNATSALPVPSEPDITKTTPQP; encoded by the coding sequence ATGCCTGACACCGATGGTCCAAGTACCAGCGACGCAAGTCGCAGTGAGACCGGGATCGAACCAAGCAGTAGTCGCAACCTTCCCGTTCCTGTCAGCAACGGCACGCGCGATCACGGTGAAGGTTTGTTTTCTAGGTGGTTGCGCGCGCTGTTCGGATGGCGACCAAGTTCGACGCGCGCCGATCTCAAGGAAGTGCTGGAGGAAAGCGCTCCCGGCGAGCTCGGCTTTTCGCCGGAAGAAGGGACGATGCTCAAGAATATTCTTGGGCTACGCGAACGGCGGATCGAGGATGTGATGGTGCCGCGCGCCGATATCGTCGCGGTCCAACAGGATATCCAGCTCGGCGAATTGGTGAAGATGTTCGAGAATGCCGGGCATTCGCGCCTCGTCGCATTCAATGATACGCTCGACGATCCGGTCGGCATGGTTCACATCCGCGATCTCATTGCGTTCATGACGGCGCGCGCCGCAGTCAATCCGGCGACCAACGCCAAACGCAGGAAGCCAAAGCCGGCGGGGCTCGACCTCGGCGCGATTGATCTGTCGATGCCGCTCTCGGAAGCGAAGATCATCCGTCCGATTCTGTTCGTGCCGCCGTCCATGCCGGCTATCGATCTTCTCGCGAAAATGCAGGCGACGCGCATCCACCTGGCGCTCGTCGTCGATGAATATGGCGGCACGGATGGTATCGTTTCGATCGAGGATATCGTTGAGCTGATTGTCGGCGACATCGAAGACGAACACGACGACGAAGAGGCGCCGGATATTCAGCGCCAATCGGACGGCTCGCTTGTTGCAGACGCGCGCGCCAGCATTGAAGATGTCATCGCTGCCATCGGCAATGGCTTCGATGTTGGCGATGCGCTGAACGAAGTCGATACGCTGGCGGGCTATCTGGTCTCGCGGGTTGGCCGCGTGCCGGTCCGTGGTGAACTGGTGCCGGGTCCGGAAGGTTATGAATTCGAAGTGCTCGATGCCGATCCGCGCCGGGTGAAAAAAGTGAAGATCCATCACGGCACAAGCACACGCTCCGACGTCGCGCAGCAACCGCAAGCTCAAAACGCGACATCCGCCTTACCCGTTCCGTCGGAGCCGGACATCACGAAGACCACGCCGCAACCGTGA